In Citrus sinensis cultivar Valencia sweet orange chromosome 3, DVS_A1.0, whole genome shotgun sequence, the sequence AACCTGCTCGGTCTTATTAAATTGAACAACTTTTTTAAACTCAAATTgactaaaattttcttttagaattgCTGCTTTTCATGGTTATCTTTGTTGTATGGATTTACTAGGAAGTCGGTAGAGTATTGATTGAACAATAGATATGTAGATATTTctctataataaaaaatgaagccTGCAAAGACAAAAGAAGAATCCAAGAAAATACAGTTAGCATAAGTCTGAATAGTATGTGTAAGTGATAATGTCAACAGTTTTTaagtttcttaaaaaaaaaataatgtaaacaGGTTTCCACTCTTTGATAGGTAAGGAGTTTGTAAGCTGTAGGATTtgattaatagatttttatgTCGAGGTCTTTGCCAAGGTTTCGCTAATACTGTAATTCACAAGTTGTTTGAAATCTACTGGGCAATGCAGATGCCAGTTCCTAGTCACCAATGTTCTCTTCACTCTaggagaaaaaatatttaatgtttaatcTGTTGtgattaactttttttaattatttaatttttattttattttgtggcACATGATGAATATCACATGCAACACATGTCAACATTGTCATGTGAATGTTGTGTGGACTAAGTCAGGTTTTAGACATTTCTTTGGTAATCACTTTATACAAAACCAATTCACCATGATTTCCTGGAAAATCTTGACGACTCAACAAATTTTCACATACCCAGCAACAAAAACGAGAAATTTACGTGACAAAGAGTTGAAACAGTAATGATAGAGCTACAAACACTTTGTACAAATGAGtgtgtacaaactgacgtcgTATGAGGAGCATGAGGAGATTGGTTGGAAAAAACCATTATAGGGCacatataattgaaaaaagtaaccgttattactttttatactttttagcCAATCTCTtcatgccacatcaatttgtaaaCAATTTTGTACAAAATGGTTTGTAGCTTTATCATTTTTGGAGCTGAAGATATTGAAACTAGCAACGATTTAGTCATCTCAAGAAGTGAAAACTCATCATAAGGTAAGGGTGAGTGGCAGTATTTGTGTTCAAAAAATGGGACTTTAGtgtagtaattttttttttttgtttaatagtccaagaaaataatttgatatagaCAACCATAAGGTTAACAAtgagcaaaataaaaattgtggTACGTCTTAGTGTCTGGTAGATAGAGATTGTTTCCAGTTACCTGGTTTTACTTCAGTGCAGTTAACTGTCAGCAGAAGAAGTAACAGCAAAGGGTTTATCTGTCACTTATTTTGCCCACAGGTCTGCATCTGATACAATCATCAAACGTTGGGGGTCCATGTGTCATTTACcttattgtttatttgttaTGTAGATAACTTTTGATATATAAGCATTTTTTCCTGTTCTCTTAATAGAATGACAACCTCATCTGCATTCGAGAAGCCCTGACTTCACTATTTGTTTTCTCCACCtcttttgtttattagttGTCTTTTCTAGTCTTTGCAGACACTCATGAACATACAAATACAGTGCATTTACTTTCCCATTGATGGAATCAAGTCATCAATTGGTCATGCATAGTGTTTTCTTTTACATGCATCTATGTGCTTTTCTCCAAACAAACGGTGCATAGCTTTTTACTTGTCAAATTTGgttttaattgtttgttttgctTAAACTTTTATAGGATGAAAAAGATAAGAAGATTCAGGAATTGACAGTAGAGCTTCGAAATAAGAAACGGCTTTGTGCACTGTATCAAGAACAGCTAACAACTTTTATGAAGGTTGTGGAAGTGCATAGTGACCACCTATCAAAGAAAGTTCAGAATGTAATCAACAATCTCAAAGAATTTGAATCTATAGAGAAGGAGCTTTCGCGCAACAGATAGCCATGAACTCCTGAAGTGGCTACTCCAGCGCCACTTAAAGTTGGtagtacattttttttttcccttgtaCCATTTCAGgtctacatatatatattttttacgaAGTTGTGTCTAGTAGAGATTTAGGTGTTAGTAGGTTACTCTAGATGATCTGATATAAAAATGTACAATATGGTAGGCAGCTTTGAAGATTTGCTTTGGCAATTGTTGCATAAGCacccatttattttcttttaccatTAGAATGTTCCTCCCTGACCATATTCTGAAGTGTTGTAACAAAAGGCAGTTGGTGCCGTGTAGGCAGCTGCTTCAGCTGGACAGGATCTTGCGTAACGAATGACTTTGTAATCATTTCTGGTAATGTTAGCTAAGCCAAGAGCTCCATTGCAATTGTTGTTTTAGCATATGTGGTTCTTCTCTCTTTGTTGTTCCCTTAAATTAGTTTTTGCGAAATTCCATCGTTAACTACTTCCTTTTCATAGACTCTGTTACGGATGTGTTCTGATAGCGTCTTCTGACCTAAGGGCATGTTTCTGGTTGTAGAAGAAATAGAGTTTCAACGCCATGTTGATCCAAAATGCATGTTCAAGTTTCAGCATAAGGTTGGTGTTTTGGCTTTATGAGAGTTTATTTCAAGAGTGCAGAGAAAGGAAGGAATTTGATAAACTGCTTTGATTTAAAGTATTATGTTACATGATAGTGGTATAAATGTATAAGACAAAAAATTCGTAGACATGAAAATTAAGAACGGTAATCAAGTAATTTGAGACGTAAATGCAAAACGTGTTACTTGAACATCAAACACCAAATGGGTAATATGCGGAACTTCAAACATGAAAGCTGCGTTATGATGATTAACACGGGAACTACGGCCATTCTCCAATGTGCTCCCTCTGGCTTGTCCTGATGTTATGGAGCTAACCTCTAATCAGCATCAGCTATCCTAAGATTTAATCTCAATAGATAATTAGACTCTCCTTGTTCTAgaaataaatatctaaatttcTTTCAGAATTCTATTAATGAATTTCGTCTAATTTGATATAAACAAGAGTGTTATTATTATACTAATGTCCATCAAGATGATGTACAatgattagggatggcaattgggagtagggatggcaatagggaggggaggggaggggaccaatctccccatacTCATCTCCGATATTTTGCATATGTCCCCGTctccgtcagaattacttgagagaatccccatcccctccccgaataataacaggggatcctcgagggtccccggtccacgaataactaatagtctaatacattatttttatttttgattttaaattaatcatattaaaataaaaaattcagataaaaataaaattcaaaatatatcttacattaatattgatCCATTGCAAAGtcacattcaaaatataaattattaaaataattataaaacaatgaaaatgatataagTAAAGTAACTTATAAGTGCAAATCTTAATAACTGTATAATATAATCacaatgtaaaataaactcatactgttattgtaagctcgtaaccaactttgacagcacattaaggcctccaatgtgcttggatgaagtttgttacgGTGTGggctcacaactctaccaccggtgctaaaagctgattcagaagcaactgttgtaattggaattgccaaaatatctctagcaattcgagctaatgtaggatacctattagcatttaataatataaatattttgatatttattatttttaacaatatttataattttgttatttatttattagtaattttaaaaataaaattaaaattaaaaattaaaatggggaaatgggtaggggatggggattccacctcatccccgtcccctccctgaataaaaaattgggtaaaaaattttccccgtcccctcctcgaataaaaaattgggtataaaattatccccgtaccctccccgaatggggaaaatccccgagggtacccgtccccgtggggatttttgccatccctaattgggaggggaggggaggggaccaatctccccatacccatccccgatgttttgcgtatgtccccgtcccctccccgtccccgtcagaattgcttgagagaatccTCATCCCgtcccgaataataacagggggtCCCCGAAGGTCCCCGGTCCCCAAATaactaatagtctaatacatttttttattttcgattttaaattaatcatattaaaataaaaaattcagataaaaataaagttcaaaatatattttacattaatattgatccattacaaagtcacattcaaaatataaattattaaaataattatctttgtcaatgactcaatcttcataatcctacaataaaaagaaaaaaaattatttttatatcggtaataaaataaataaaataaatgtagatacttaattaatatttttaataaaactatttacctCCTGCTCGTCCTGCTCGTCCTACTCGTCCTGCTCGTCCTGCTCGTCCTGTTCTTCCTCGAGAAATGTGGCAAATTGAGAGATAGCCTCAGATTTCAAAcctaaaacaatgaaaatgatataagTAAAGTAACTTATAAgtgcaaatattaataactgtataatataattacaatgtaaaataaactcatactgctattgtaagctcgtaactaactttgacagcacattaaggcctccaatgtgcttggatgaagtttgttatggTGTGGGTTCACAACTCTACCACCGGTGGTAAAAGCTaattcagaagcaactgttgtaattggaattgccaaaatatctctaacAATTCGATctaatgtaggatacctattagcatttaataatataaatattttgatatttattatttttaacaatatttataattttgttatttatttattaattagtaattttaaaaataaaaataaaattaaaaattcaaatggggaaatgggtaggggatggggattccacctcatccccgtcccctccccgaataaaaaattaggtaaaaaatttttcccgacccctccccgaataaaaaattgagtataaaattatccccatACCCTCACTGAATAGGAAAAATCtccgagggtacccgtccccatGGAGATTTTTACTATCCCTAACAATGATGTATATTCCCATCTAAATACACGTATATCTCAAtcgaaaatattttgaatatccATTTTTAAAAGAGTCCCTTTGCtcttaaatcaatatttaacGTTTTGGGcaattcctttttctctttcatgaTTTGTTATTGATTAGAGGGGCCATAATTCTTTTCACTACTAAACCTCCCAAGAAGATATGATTATGAAGTATGAATTCTCTCATCTTCCAGCCATGGCCTTCAACTCATGTGAAAAGGACGCAGTTTTAATCAAAGGAGGGCAATGGGGTAAAAttgttgctattattattaaaaaaatatatatgtatatttgaGAGTCCGTGATAACGTGGTGAGGGCGCCCTCACAGTAAAAACATCACCACCTTCTTCATCATCCTCATTTAAGTACTGAAAACAGCGAGTTAGCAGTTAAGTCACCTCTCTCAATTCAATCATCACAATCCGCAGTGTCTCgctctatttataataaaggtaagcaaaaatttcttttttttttggttaaaaaaattgaattgtcATGAAATACTTGTTATTTTGGATACCGCATGATCTTTGTTGTCCATCTGCAGTTTctgctatttttatttttttttcattgaaaaaaaaaaaaagctcccATTTCATTCTATGCACAGGGGTTACCATTAAACCCTAGGCTCTATATTGGAAATGGGCGGCAAgaagaatcaaaattttatcttaaaaaccTGTAAAATGACTTGAATTGGTTAACTCTTTTAGTAATTAGGGTTTAGGTTTTTAATTATCTGCAGTTTCCCATTattgattaatatatatattttttaattcaggTTTTAGACATTAGTGTGACAAAACATCTTTCTAGAGCCAgtgattttcatttatatgaaGTTAACTAGTTTTAGCTGTTATTTACATATCTATTTGAGCTAAgtttctttcattaatttgaGAGATGCAGATGGTTGCCTAGTTCATTAATGTTGACATATTAGCATGCTACCCATTTGAGAATTGAATCAGGTTTTTGAAGTTCATTATTGTTGTTCATTGGATTCAGAAGTGGCTGAGTAACGGGCGTTCCTCTGGtctatgatgattcatttgcGAGCTCAAAAGTTGCTGATTCTGCTGTATATACTGGTTTTTTTCAGCAGCAGCCTAACTTTGAGTCAAGGAGACATGTCAGTAACtcagtaaataaaaattgcagAATGTCATCGTCTTGAGTAGCTGGTGCTTTAACTGGATGGTTGATTAGATTACTTTCTTTCTGTTTTTATAGGTTTGAAGGAAAGGTTCTCAAGGTAGGGGAGGAGCTATGGAAGGAAACTTTACCATTACATATGGGTTCTCGATTGTACCAGCTCCAAGGGCTGAAATCTTTCAATTGGTACGAAGTGAAGATCTCATATCCAGCTTCTGTATGTAATTTTCTATGTGTTTGCGTTGTTGCTTGTTGCAGCATTCTCTAGCTGAATGCTTATTTACTCgcctttttgttttgtgggGTGTGAATTACAGGTACCTGCTAGCTTTACGTTACAATTGAAGAAAGGCAATTTAGACATAGGGCTGAACAAGAACAGAAGGTTACTCAATACTGAAAAGTTGATTTTCAAGACTGAGAATCTTGATGTTCTTAATGATCAGGTTCGAAAATATCCCTaaacttttatatataatgtttCGTATTTGTTGAGTTCAAGTTTGGTGATCTGCACAGGGTGGAATGCATGTTTTAGTTACTGTGGAGCCTGAGGGAGTTGTTGCAATGCCGAACGTAGAGGAGAGAGAGTTCATCTTTAATATTGGTAATTTGGGTTCATATAATCTTTCAGATCATCAATTCATATAAATTCCATTACTCTTGCACTTGAAAATATTGGTTTCAAGGTTCCACAGTGGAGGCAGTTTGTGGCTACCTAATTATTTGTGAAATGTACAGGTTCTGTATTTTCTCAATCATTTCCGCCTGTCTGAGTTCTTTTCTTCTATATGTAATGTTCATTATGGGATTCTTTCAGCAGCATATTACTTGTAACTGATCAATCTTGTTGGTCCTTAACAGCTTGTGATGAACTATTGTTGGGCATCCCGTACAAAGCTTGGTGGGTTGTTGTCTTTGTGTTGTTATGTTTGGGATTGGCGTTGATCACCCCTTATTTTCTTCCATCTTATTTGCTGCCGAAGAATGGGGGCTTACCCTCGGATCTACGGAATGTTTCAAAGGAAtcttgatatttaatttagaagTTAAACTTTGCTGCTGATGTTGTTGAGGCTATGGTGCTTTTTTGACTTGGTTTCTACTGTACAAAAATTCTTTGGTTGTTTCAATTCAATAGAATCAAATGTCTTTTAAccattttacaatttcttaGGACCTGATTCTTGATATTTGGGAATTTGAAATGGAAATGTTCAGAAGTTATTTGAAGATCTCCATTTCTGATTCTTTAATcgcatttttcctttttcagaaatttatgatttttctttttgttgggaaatcaaaatttaagtataatatttaattatgtaacaaTAAATTGATGTTATCTATTAACACCTCTTGTATCTACAGCCGCGAACTCAAGTTTGTTATACTTAAAAGCTGTTTAGATAGTCCTATAgaagtttaattttctttcaaatgtttaaaagtaaaatatgttGCCCTATTTCGATGGGTAAAAGAATCCGCAACTCAAATTGTGTGGGTTATTTGGGTTAAGAAAACTTTAGCCACAAATGACAAAACGCGgctcaaatttataaaagtatttttatacATAAAAGAATCTCacatgttgaaaaaaaaaatggattctAAATACTATACTCTTCACCTTTAAAACTTGTTCTACTTTGTGCTTAATGATTATTATTCcacaatatatttatatatatataaaataattttttggtcCGAGATCATAAAGTGTGTGGAAAATATctggtaaaattttaaaatcgtgaaattttaaaaatttaaaatttaaagcgCTTAAACTGTATcgtttatgtatttttttttggatatttccacattttataaaattctgaATTAAAACTATATAATGTACAGAGACCATTAAACGTAATGTACAACTCTTAATTAGTCATTCTTTTCATAGATTTACACTAATAAAATgaccaaatttttaaaaaaaaaaaacaaaggaatCTAACGGCTCATATCGACCTTGAAGTTTTGTACAATAGCTGAAAAGTGGGACCCATCTGTTAATGTATCACAGCCttttgctgttttttttttttttggaaaaattccTTTCCGTTGCTTGTTTCTTCTTGAACGGCTGCGAGCCTGCGACTAACCACCACGGGTAACAGCATCAGAGGCGACCCACGAAGATTAAtttcacaaataatttttttttcttttcacgtAAAAGAAAGCAACAAGTAAGTCCCTTTACTATtcaattgttgtttttttttcaattattgaatgtatatttttgttatttttaccgTCGCAAAAATCGACAAACTGTTT encodes:
- the LOC102623256 gene encoding uncharacterized protein LOC102623256 — its product is MMIHLRAQKLLILLYILVFFSSSLTLSQGDMFEGKVLKVGEELWKETLPLHMGSRLYQLQGLKSFNWYEVKISYPASVPASFTLQLKKGNLDIGLNKNRRLLNTEKLIFKTENLDVLNDQGGMHVLVTVEPEGVVAMPNVEEREFIFNIACDELLLGIPYKAWWVVVFVLLCLGLALITPYFLPSYLLPKNGGLPSDLRNVSKES